In one Choloepus didactylus isolate mChoDid1 chromosome 1, mChoDid1.pri, whole genome shotgun sequence genomic region, the following are encoded:
- the LOC119526451 gene encoding SH2 domain-containing protein 4B-like, which translates to MFYYFSTINLSQGLAEGGRKAPLHSARGARVPCSGVDLAVEPAVDWGPSLPGVSCGSLRRAPGSASSAGSRETALSEPAASAVGPAPGPLAHPPRAWERPLHPVSREVIVRWFKEEQLPRRAGFERNTKSNASWFHGIISREDAEDLLENMTEGAFLVRVSDKIWGYTLSYRLQKGFKHFLVDASGDFYSFLGVDPNRHATLTDLIDFHKEEIITVSGGELLQEPCGQRDSPPDYHLLFE; encoded by the coding sequence atgttttattatttttcaactaTAAATTTAAGTCAAGGATTGGCAGAGGGCGGGCGCAAAGCCCCGCTCCACTCTGCGCGTGGCGCGCGCGTTCCCTGCAGCGGCGTGGATCTGGCAGTGGAACCCGCAGTGGACTGGGGCCCCTCTCTCCCCGGAGTCTCCTGCGGGTCCCTCCGGAGAGCCCCAGGCAGCGCGTCCTCGGCTGGGAGTCGGGAAACCGCCCTGTCCGAGCCAGCTGCGTCAGCCGTGGGGCCGGCCCCAGGACCGCTCGCTCATCCTCCGAGGGCTTGGGAGCGCCCACTGCATCCGGTCTCCAGAGAAGTCATAGTCCGCTGGTTTAAGGAGGAGCAGCTGCCTCGCCGAGCCGGCTTCGAGAGGAACACCAAATCCAATGCCTCCTGGTTCCATGGAATTATTAGCCGAGAAGATGCAGAAGATCTCCTCGAGAACATGACTGAGGGAGCATTTCTTGTCCGGGTCAGTGATAAAATCTGGGGTTACACCCTCTCCTACCGCCTGCAGAAGGGGTTCAAGCACTTTCTTGTGGATGCCTCGGGGGATTTTTACAGCTTCCTGGGAGTGGACCCCAATCGCCATGCAACGCTCACAGATCTCATTGATTTCCACAAGGAGGAAATTATCACCGTTTCAGGGGGAGAGTTGCTGCAGGAACCCTGTGGACAGAGGGACAGCCCACCAGACTACCATCTGTTGTTTGAATGA